A single genomic interval of Malania oleifera isolate guangnan ecotype guangnan chromosome 11, ASM2987363v1, whole genome shotgun sequence harbors:
- the LOC131167346 gene encoding protein DUF642 L-GALACTONO-1,4-LACTONE-RESPONSIVE GENE 2-like, with the protein MALFLSLCFVFFALFNSAANASRAHKLPQRQHYGGLLPNGDFGQPPHPSSLSKTVIKPGKGSLPKWEIRGLVEYIAPGHQPGGFVFNAPAGTHAVRLGNDASISQNVAVKKGSYYSLTFSTTRTCAQDEVLGVSAGDGQTGNLSIQTIYSSTGGDTYAFAFVAKSNVAAVTFHNPGVQEDPACGPLLMAVAIKEMPSNPRYDGGSIVKNGEFEIGPCMINNRSLNGILIPPKQQDQISPLPGWIVESIKPVRYISAAASNNFSIPNKRAAIELVAGRESAIAQVIRTHANKQYTLSFTFGDAKNGCHGSMMVEAFAAKETLKVPYESKGNGESKTASFKFTAISDRTRITFYSAFYHIKASHDVGHMCGPVLDSVKVFPAS; encoded by the exons ATGGCTCTGTTTCTAAGTCTCTGTTTTGTGTTTTTTGCTCTGTTCAACAGTGCTGCTAATGCCTCCAGAGCTCATAAGCTTCCCCAGCGCCAGCATTATG GAGGACTTCTGCCCAACGGTGACTTCGGACAACCTCCCCACCCATCAAGCCTCAGCAAAACAGTTATTAAACCAGGGAAGGGCTCTCTCCCGAAATGGGAAATCCGAGGCCTCGTCGAGTACATCGCCCCCGGCCACCAGCCCGGCGGCTTCGTCTTCAACGCTCCTGCCGGGACCCACGCCGTGAGGCTGGGGAACGATGCTTCCATCTCCCAAAATGTCGCCGTCAAGAAGGGCTCCTACTACTCCCTCACGTTCTCAACCACCCGGACCTGCGCCCAGGACGAGGTGCTCGGCGTCTCCGCCGGCGACGGCCAGACCGGCAACCTCTCCATCCAGACGATCTACAGTAGCACCGGCGGCGACACCTATGCGTTCGCGTTCGTCGCCAAGTCCAACGTCGCGGCGGTGACGTTTCACAACCCCGGCGTTCAGGAGGATCCCGCGTGTGGGCCCCTTTTGATGGCTGTTGCAATCAAGGAGATGCCGAGCAATCCCCGCTACGACGGTG GAAGCATTGTGAAAAACGGTGAGTTTGAAATCGGACCGTGCATGATAAACAACAGATCATTAAACGGGATTCTCATTCCTCCCAAACAGCAAGATCAAATTTCACCACTCCCAGGGTGGATCGTTGAATCCATCAAACCCGTTAGGTACATCAGTGCAGCTGCCTCAAACAACTTCTCCATTCCTAACAAAAGAGCTGCAATAGAGCTAGTCGCAGGCAGAGAAAGTGCCATAGCCCAAGTCATAAGGACACATGCCAACAAACAATACACCCTCAGTTTCACCTTTGGAGATGCAAAGAATGGGTGCCATGGTTCCATGATGGTCGAGGCTTTTGCAGCTAAGGAAACCCTAAAAGTGCCCTATGAGTCTAAGGGAAATGGTGAGTCTAAGACTGCCAGTTTCAAGTTCACGGCCATATCAGACAGAACAAGGATCACATTTTACAGTGCCTTCTATCACATCAAAGCCAGCCATGACGTTGGTCATATGTGTGGACCTGTCTTGGATAGTGTTAAGGTTTTTCCTGCATCTTAA